The proteins below are encoded in one region of Candidatus Binatia bacterium:
- a CDS encoding glutathione S-transferase family protein, whose product MIIPDDEVATVEVKSWKGLHLLHFRSSTCSQKVRVLLHEKGVPYESHQVDLMREEHVSAWYLGINPRGVVPVLVHDGVVHVESNDILEYLDGHFPSEAEPFFPQNAEERAWAKENLDLEDSLHVHLRNLTMGFLVPRRVAIKSEETLERYEREGAMNPKRALEVKWWRDYARDGIDDETARASAAAHRAVFEMLDARLASSAWLIGDRLSVLDIAWFITTNRLRRTGYDLSVHANLLRWHVALAARPAFAEQTRDPWVLEKLVMPLYRSIRKLQGTSLADVVG is encoded by the coding sequence TCGCGACCGTAGAAGTGAAGTCCTGGAAGGGGCTGCACCTGCTCCACTTCCGCAGTTCGACCTGTTCGCAGAAGGTCCGCGTCCTGCTGCATGAGAAGGGGGTCCCGTACGAATCCCACCAGGTCGATCTGATGCGCGAGGAGCACGTCAGCGCCTGGTACCTCGGCATCAATCCGCGCGGAGTCGTGCCGGTGCTCGTGCACGACGGGGTCGTCCACGTGGAGAGCAACGACATCCTGGAGTACCTCGATGGTCACTTCCCATCGGAGGCGGAGCCATTCTTCCCCCAGAACGCCGAGGAGCGCGCGTGGGCCAAGGAGAATCTGGACCTCGAGGACAGCCTGCACGTGCATCTGCGGAACCTGACGATGGGGTTCCTGGTCCCGCGGCGCGTGGCGATCAAGTCCGAGGAGACTCTCGAGCGCTACGAACGAGAGGGCGCCATGAATCCGAAGCGAGCGCTCGAGGTGAAGTGGTGGCGCGACTACGCCCGCGACGGGATCGACGACGAGACCGCGCGCGCCTCGGCCGCGGCCCATCGGGCGGTGTTCGAAATGCTGGACGCTCGACTCGCGTCGTCCGCGTGGCTCATCGGGGATCGCCTTTCGGTGTTGGACATCGCGTGGTTCATCACGACCAACCGACTGCGCCGCACGGGGTATGATCTCAGCGTTCATGCGAATCTGCTGCGTTGGCACGTCGCCCTCGCCGCGCGACCGGCGTTTGCTGAGCAGACCCGCGATCCGTGGGTGCTCGAGAAGCTGGTCATGCCCCTCTACCGCTCCATCCGGAAGCTCCAGGGGACGAGCCTGGCCGACGTGGTGGGCTGA
- a CDS encoding LLM class flavin-dependent oxidoreductase gives MEFGTFHSAHVPLQPEAEAQRALEHARIMDEVATAEAADRVGFKYAWMTEHHFLEEYSHLSASEVFGGFIGARTKNIHISTGILNITPPVNPPARVAERVAMMDHLTEGRFEFGVGRGSSSTEFQGFGIPDGDTTRSMHDEALVEILRMMKDERYSYEGKHFSMPDRLVLPKPYTRPHPPLWIACGSPSTFEKAGRLGMGALCFTLGPPEQIAPLIETYKKAIRDCDPVGDYVNDNVACVSRLICDEDGKKARDLACSIGSAYYQSLVFRWLDSFPHPDGIPKWPALIPEPTPETIQEQIDSGLLVAGDPEDCAHGAQKYLDVGCDQLIFGVLNNTMSREQAVNSIETFGKNVIPRFDDDPVHSTRRQREAQCPAAG, from the coding sequence ATGGAATTCGGTACCTTTCACTCGGCGCACGTCCCGCTTCAGCCCGAGGCCGAGGCGCAGCGTGCTCTCGAGCACGCGCGAATCATGGATGAGGTGGCGACGGCCGAAGCAGCCGACCGCGTGGGCTTCAAGTACGCGTGGATGACCGAGCACCACTTCCTCGAGGAGTATTCCCACCTTTCCGCGAGTGAGGTCTTCGGCGGCTTCATCGGAGCTCGGACCAAGAACATCCACATCTCGACCGGGATCCTGAACATCACGCCGCCGGTGAATCCGCCGGCGCGCGTCGCCGAGCGCGTCGCAATGATGGATCATCTCACCGAGGGGCGGTTCGAGTTCGGTGTCGGCCGAGGCTCGTCGAGCACCGAGTTTCAGGGGTTCGGGATCCCTGACGGAGACACCACTCGTTCGATGCACGATGAGGCTCTGGTCGAGATTCTGCGGATGATGAAGGACGAGCGGTACTCCTACGAGGGCAAGCACTTCTCGATGCCCGACCGACTCGTGCTGCCGAAGCCTTACACCCGCCCGCATCCGCCGCTGTGGATCGCCTGTGGGAGCCCCTCTACGTTCGAGAAGGCGGGACGGCTGGGGATGGGTGCGCTGTGCTTCACGCTCGGTCCGCCCGAACAGATTGCGCCGCTCATAGAGACCTACAAGAAGGCGATCCGCGACTGTGATCCGGTCGGTGACTACGTGAACGACAACGTGGCTTGCGTGAGTCGTTTGATCTGTGACGAGGACGGGAAGAAGGCGCGCGATCTCGCGTGCAGCATCGGAAGCGCGTACTATCAGAGCCTCGTGTTTCGCTGGCTCGACTCGTTCCCGCACCCCGACGGCATCCCGAAGTGGCCGGCTCTGATCCCCGAGCCCACTCCGGAGACGATCCAGGAGCAGATCGATTCCGGCCTCCTCGTTGCCGGAGATCCGGAGGACTGCGCTCACGGCGCCCAGAAGTATCTCGATGTGGGATGCGATCAGCTCATCTTTGGTGTTCTGAACAACACGATGAGCCGCGAGCAGGCGGTGAATTCCATCGAAACATTCGGAAAGAATGTAATTCCGCGCTTCGACGACGATCCCGTGCACAGCACGAGGCGTCAGCGCGAAGCGCAGTGTCCGGCGGCGGGTTGA